DNA from Kwoniella dejecticola CBS 10117 chromosome 1, complete sequence:
TTGTGACCAACCAACCAATCCATTCGACTCACCCTGGAACAATTTGCGCCATCTTCATTATCGCATCGCTATCCATCGCTTGTATCTGTCTCCCTCTAAACGCTCATCTGttctccacctccatctccatcaaAAACCACCACCACTTCTTAAAACCCATCTCAACCTTTTCTCCTCAATCGCGCTTCACACCGCACTCGAAACCCCCCAAACCCCCAACAACCAAAATCCCCGCCATCCACCTTATCTCATCTACAATCCGTTCATTGTCCATCATTCGAAAACAACAATCTTTTAGATTTTTCAAAGTTAGACCAGAAATCACCATGTCCGACCTTATCGCTACCAAACGAGTTGATTTACTCGCCCCTTACCTTGCTCTTGATCAAGGACCCAAGGTCCAAGCCGAATGTGAGTTTCACTTGTCATGTCACCCCATCTATCACGCCTCTGGGCTCAGCCTGCACATAGAGGCTGATATCTGAATCCGATACTCTTAGACATCTGGATCGATGGTGAAGGAGGTATGAGATGTAAGACCATGACCCTTGACAAAGCTCCTGGTTCCGTCGCGGATCTCAAGGAATGGAACTTTGACGGTTCTTCAACCGGTCAAGCTCCAGGTGACAACTCTGATGTCTTCCTCGTGAGTCGGTTCGCGCTGGtcctcgatctcgagctgCTTATCACTGACATATTTGACAATGGGTAACAGCGACCTGTTGCTATCTTCAAAGATCCTTTTAGAGGTGGAGCCAACATTCTCGTCCTTTGTGAATGTTACGACAACGATGGAACCCCCAACCACTCCAACTACCGAGCTTCGTGTAAGAAGGTGATGGACTCTGCCAAATCGCACGAGCCTTGGTTCGGTCTCGAGCAAGAGTACACCCTCTTCGATGCCGATGGACAAGTCTTCGGTTGGCCTAAGAACGGTTTCCCAGGTCCTCAAGGTCCTTACTACTGTGGTGTTGGTGCCGGTCGAGTCTTCGCTCGTGATTTCATTGAAGCTCACTACGTAAGTTGTCTTTTGGATAAAGACCAATTGTGTCATCGCTGATTCCGTCGATTGATTTCACTTAGCGAGCATGTCTTTACGCTGGTATCAAGATCTCTGGTATCAACGCCGAGGTCATGCCAGCCCAATGGGAGTTCCAAGTCGGTCCTTGTGAAGGTATCGAGATGGGTGATCACCTCTGGATGGCCCGATTCCTCTTGCTCAGAATCGGTGAGGAGTGGGGAATCAAACCATCTCTCCACCCCAAGCCCCTCAAGGGTGACTGGAACGGTGCTGGTTGTCACTCCAACTACTCCACCAAGGAGATGCGAACACCCGGTAAAGGTATGGCCGCTATCGAAGATGCTATCaagaagctcgagaagaagcaTCTTGAACACATTGCTGTTTACGGTGAAGACAACGACCTCCGATTAACCGGTAAACACGAGACCGCCTCgatgtcttccttctctGCTGGTATCGCCAACCGAGGTGCATCGATCCGAATTCCCAGACACGTCGGTGCTCAAGGCTACGGTTACCTCGAAGACCGACGACCTGCTTCCAACGTTGACCCTTACCGAGTTACCTCAATTCTCGTCGAGACCACCCTCCTCAGCAACTAAGCtacccttctttcttcgtctcaCCTATTGTCATTTTCTTTTCGCTTGCCAAATATTCAAATTTCGATCATGGTCTTTTTACAATCCTTGATCTCCCCGTTGTCCTATAAACTCTCAATATAAACACCTCCCACAACCTCTCTACACCTTCTCCCGGATCTTCCGACTAATCTCCAAATCCCTTCAATCACCCCCTTTTATTTTGTTATTTTCTGATTCTTATCCtagagaggaaaggatgggcGAGTGAGACACAAGGCGGCCAAAGAGAATCACGAGTCTGGCGTGATGGGAGAGGTCATCAGTGGAGCAGAGGGAGCGTGCTGTAACCTATAGCAGTTTGGTAGTTTTCGGTAGTACATGCATTTCCTGGTCTCCTGAAAGTCCGAATCTACCATATACATGAAAATGATTGAGGATTCATCCGAGATAAGATAAAGATTGATCCCATCATCTATCTGTCTGAGTGGGAGTACACGTATGGGTTTGTCGGATGTTGGTAGGGGTAAAAATCTAAATGGGATTAAGCCATTCCGGTATTTGCGGTGATTTTTTTCTTAGCGATGCCACATTTGTTGCTTTTCAAACTGTACATCGGTGTTATGACTGAAATGCCGACGCGCACCCATATGAGAAGACGTCAACCGATACCTGATCATACATCCTATCCTTCAtccccctttcctcctcctacCATCAATCTATCATTAACCGAATATACCTCTGAAAGACACAGAGACAGCATCATTACATGTCCATATAGCATCTCGCAGGCTCTATTAGAGCTCCCAGTGAGTCAAAAACATCAATTTCACCTCATACTCTCCAAACTATGATTCCATCTTATCTCCTTCCCATGCTATACGTCCCTCCGAACCGAACAAATGATTATCGACAAAGAATCGCTACTCGAGAGTTACTTCCCCGTCAAACGGGATGGCAGACGACTAAATCTTATCTATACCCAAATTTATGATGTTCATTTCATACCCAAACTTTACGCTTTTTATCCCCTCTAGTCAGATTGCTGCGAGaggatcatcaagctgacatttgGTGTGGGATTTACAGTTGGAAAAAGTCGGTGCTGGTCAGACAAACGAGGTGATATCTCGATAACCCGTGAGTCTGATTCCCCATTTGTTGTCCTGTTCTCCCTGCTTCTCTCCTCCCCTCTTGCCCTTCCCCCCTCGGGAatccccttttcccttcgCGCCAAGGATTATACACAAAAACCATGACAAGCATATGTAGGACCCCTCGGGGACTGACTATAAAGTTTTTTTCCAACTGCTGTATGATGgctctcctcttcgtctcctctCTTGACATTGAATCTTGACAATTGAGATCAATCTTTGGCATCGCCGAGCTGACACAGTTTTCCGTCAGATCAATCGGAATGCCGCCCGCCCTGTATCATTCGTCCCAGCCAAGGTTTGGAGGTTCTAATTCACAATCGACCGGCAGAGGCAAATACATCGATCAGAATCTGCTAGAGTGAGTCACCCCCCATGTAGATAGACTTTATACATCGACTAACCTTATACTCCTCCTTGTGCAGCTCCGCGCCATCTCAGGACAAATCATCCTACTATGATCCACGCGCTTCTCCATCCGCTTCCTCGTCGACGTCATCCGAGGGATCCGTAGATCATGCGCCTCGTAACCTGCTTACCAACTCCGGTAACAAACTCAACCCGAATGCTCGATTCATGCGACGCGGCAAGACGTTCGCCTGGGGTCCGCAATATGAGGAAGCCAGATCCGAAAAGCTCGTTAGAAAACGATTGAAGTTGTGTTTGCAGCAAATTCTACCCGAAGCAGCCAGCGAGGTCGGAGCTCAACCGCCTCAGAATATCATAGATGCAGAAAAGAGGAGTACGGGGCGCAAGCGAAAGAGAGCTTCTGAACCTGATTTCGTGTTACCCCACCTTCGAAGTCCCTCACCTCCCTTATCAACCACTAAACTGGCTCCCATGTTGGCTTTGCCTAGGACATACCTCGACATACTCATCAGTCCATCCACACGGCATACCTTGGGTGACGATAATATGGAGACTGGTCTGCAACGTACCGCTGGGGAACTGCTGGAAGGTGAAAAACCTCTACTGCGGGCGCTGGGGAAAGCGAGAGATGTCGTTAGACTACTCGAGGCCGATGTACCAGTCTTACCGCGTACCGAAGTCGCTCAACAGAAAGCTCAAGTCAACGGTGACGGTCCTCAAATCGATGGCGGAGAGCAGGCGAAAACCGATCAAACAGCCCAATTGCAATCGTCCTTACGAGAGCGAGATCCCGGCCACATCCCACCTTTACCGCACATCAGCGATACAGACAATCTCTGGAGAGTCACCCAAGAATTGATAGGCACCAATACCGAACGAGGCATTCCACCATTACCACCGCCCTCAATCACTTACTCGATGACCCCTGCAGATTCAATACCACCGGTCACGGTCTCAGATTCGGGTACCCCAGAGCCTGTTCCTACACCTTTACAAAGGTTATTCACCTGTCCAGACGGTATAATGTTGACGGCTGAACCTAATCCCAATCACCCAGGTCATGCCTATCCACCCGGACACGGCTTGCACCCCCGAACTATCAAATACAATCTAGATATGAACAACCAGTGTCGTGCGGTCGATGATGCCTTTGAAAGGCTCGGAGAACTGTTGGCGGATTGCAACGAGTACAAGGAGCGTCTGGAAGAAGCTAGAGATCGGGTAGCGGATGTCGCTAGAgtcaggaagaaggtatggagTGTTGTGAGAGAACGAGGTGGTTGGGAGTTGGATAGAAGGGACGCCGGCAAGGAATAGAAGATCGATAAGAAAGAATTGTCATAAATATCAATCCATTCAAGAGTTGTACCTGGTCAAACAGAGTAAGAGTTACATAATGTATATTGAGCGTTGAACGTTGTAGCGAGATATATACTATGAATTGTGACCCAGATCATTGAATCTGACCAACAGTCCTATTCAGGCTAGTAGGCTAGTATGCCTGTGACAGCAACTTTGCCAGGCTGTACAATGTGTCCATCTGTCGGATTTGCATACTTTGCGTACCGCAAGATGAGAGGATATAACGTGTTTCTTAAAAACCTGTCGTATCAAGCAGGAGGAGAATATCAGCATTGGAGTGAATGGTTGTAGAGAGATAGCAGTAGTCTGCAGACACACGTACCATATTTCGTGCCTGCCATACGCATATTCTTCTTATTATGAGCAATCCtgtcttccagctcttctcgtTGGGTATAGGCGGTATTGAGCagcgaggtgagttggtgTCGCTGAGAAGCCAGTCCTTTGATCTGTCCGACGGGCTGTGTGATtgaaagaagatgatgaaatCAAGGTTAGTCAAGTCATCAACAATGATAGAGTCTTGGATCGGGTCGGTGATTCATGTTCAaggttgatgaggtgaggtggATGTAGCGACAAATTTGCGCATTTGCATTTTAAAATTGCGCAGGGATATGCGATGGTCCGATTATGGATGTGACGTGGAAatcgctcaactcactttaTACTCAAATTCATTCTCgttgactttcttcctcttcgccatATTACTGATCTGCTCCTGAGCTCTCGCTTCCGCTATACCGGCCGTCGCGCTGACATCCACAAGATTACCTGCAAATTGCCCGTCGTTAAACTCTTTCCAATGTTTGCCCACCCtcccgtcttcttcctcttcttctgctgctgcttgtGAGGCttgggggaagaaggaattgtAGTATTCTGGATCGTACGCTTTCCATTCTCCGTTGGGCAATTGATAATAGCCCGGATATGGGTCGTTGGGCGTCGGTTCGGGCGGGACGTAATCTGGAGCCAACGGAGCAGACGATATAGTATTCGATCTTAGTATGGAAGTTGAGGTCGATGAGGAGGCTGGGATGGGATTTGAGGGTTTGGCTGATGAAGCTATTGACGTGTATCGAAAGATCAGCATAACGACGGATTGAAGTTGCGTTGAAGTTGCAATTGCAGTTGAAATGCCGATGAGGACAGATGGCTTGGTCCCGCCCGTTGCGAATTGAGTGAAGGGTAGGACTGGCATATACTCACATAGACCGAATAGATCGAAcgactcttcttctttctgcttctgatcTTTCTTAGCTAGACTTGGCGGTAACATCTTATCATTCgcgtcgtcttcatcatcatcgtcaccatcatTATTGCTTGTCATGGCCGCCGAAGAAGCCTTCGTACTGGCTAGTAAGGGTTTCGGTATGTTGATTTTAGGAttcgatgatgttgatgttgacatcgaagaagaagaagggttgGCCATTGATTTGTTGACTTTGAGACTTGATGCTCTGTTCGCTGAGGCTTGAGATAATTTGCGTTTCGGAGGAGGGAGCATGCCTAGTAAAGACGAGCTGAGTTTATTCGATCAGCATTGCTGTGACATTCCTGACTGATCCAGTGAGCCAAAAGGCAGGAATGCGGTATGCGTGGAACGGGGTTGCAATTGGGCGTTACTCACCTTCCCTTTCCGCCTGCTATCTTAGGTCTCTTACTGtctctgctttctctttcttcctcatcatcgacctcaCCCGTTccattctcaatcttcttcactgaGTCTGTGTAATCGATGTCGGCCTTTGACAAGCCCAGAGTGATTTTGACAGGTTTCTTAGCCCGGACCGCAGCAGGCTTTGGTGCTGTTTTGTGAAcaggggcaggggcaggggcaggggcgGCAATCCTGGATGAGGAGACTTCCGCATCTGAGCCTGCATCCGAGTCGGAATCCGAGGCATAGTTAGCCAACAACATCTTGCAGGATAGAATATGTAGTTCCTGATGTATCGATTGTCGGATAGCGATGTAAGTGTCTAAAGGTGATAAAGGCGACAAAACAAAGATCAGGTTGATGAAGACGATTTTGCGAAATGACGTTTACGTACCTGAAGTGGCGATTTGACTTCTGTCCAGAAATTATGGGTAACCCCCTTTGAACCTTTTTAGCGCCCACCTCTTCGGTGTAGTCCTCATACTCCTGCCTGGGAAGCAGCAGATGTGGACTGGCCTGCCAGGGTGGGAGGAGTTCATGTACGCAACAGAATGCATGCATATATGGTGAAGCAGCGAACATCAGCAGGTCCAGAACACCTTCCCGTGTTTGTGGCTGTCTGAGCGTGTGTGTTTTCTCATGTTTGAAACCATCAACACCCTACTTTTCCCATGTCCGCGGCCCGTTCTACTAGAATTGAGGTCACTTCTATAGCATTCCATCACAGATGTCATATCCCTTGAAAACCATATATACCCCTTCGCCTGTTAAGAAAATTTGGAATTCCCCTTTGTTCTCTtttgttcttctttgccATTTATCTTCCACCGTACATGCTTTATTTCGGGTTCATGTCTTTCCAGTAAGATTTCCACATCGCATCTGGCGACTACACCGTTGGTGAGTCTCTTGAGTAGGATCTGGCGACCATACTGGTAGTGAGTCTCTTTAGTGTATGCTAATCGAAAGTTATATAGCAAGACACTTCACAACCTACTCATCAACCCCGATTCGCAAACCAACCACCATTCCCCACCGGAAAGCCGAATACGTTGTGCATCAATTCCGAGACATGAGAGAGGTTTAACGAATGCCTGAAAGGGTCAACACTGTACGTAATCCTCATCAAGTCGCCGCAATTCACACCACCTTCGTATTCCTTCACCCTTCCTCGCCCGccccctcctcatcttccacctccttcgccctccgCCCTATCCCCTCGAACCCATCGTCCAGTCTCCACAACACCCCactcgaccttcttcgcaCTATCCCTCTTCTAACTCAACCTCTACAACAGCCGTTAGACAGCTGCTGACATCTCACAGGCTCGTCAAACCTAACAAGAAAGCCTACCACATCATTCCCCTGCGTCTCTCACAGCAGCTGATTCCAGATTAGCCAAAGAATCAGCTAAAAATCAATGGCGAGATGATGGAGCGGTCTAACATGCTGTCTTAAGGAGAAGATTTCCCCTTATCCCTATAAGCTAATCATCCTCGGCAGTCCTTCGGGGCCTGGGTTCGA
Protein-coding regions in this window:
- a CDS encoding glutamine synthetase, with the translated sequence MSDLIATKRVDLLAPYLALDQGPKVQAEYIWIDGEGGMRCKTMTLDKAPGSVADLKEWNFDGSSTGQAPGDNSDVFLRPVAIFKDPFRGGANILVLCECYDNDGTPNHSNYRASCKKVMDSAKSHEPWFGLEQEYTLFDADGQVFGWPKNGFPGPQGPYYCGVGAGRVFARDFIEAHYRACLYAGIKISGINAEVMPAQWEFQVGPCEGIEMGDHLWMARFLLLRIGEEWGIKPSLHPKPLKGDWNGAGCHSNYSTKEMRTPGKGMAAIEDAIKKLEKKHLEHIAVYGEDNDLRLTGKHETASMSSFSAGIANRGASIRIPRHVGAQGYGYLEDRRPASNVDPYRVTSILVETTLLSN